The proteins below come from a single Enterobacteriaceae endosymbiont of Donacia fulgens genomic window:
- the rpmF gene encoding 50S ribosomal protein L32 — MAVQKHKKSRSKRGMRRSHDKLSHNKFLLINKKTGKKYLFHHMTDDGFYKGIQIINKNNK, encoded by the coding sequence ATGGCTGTTCAAAAACATAAAAAATCAAGATCTAAAAGAGGTATGCGACGTTCCCATGATAAATTATCTCATAATAAATTTTTATTAATCAATAAAAAAACAGGTAAAAAATATTTATTTCATCATATGACTGATGATGGTTTTTATAAAGGTATACAAATTATTAATAAAAATAATAAATAA
- the acpP gene encoding acyl carrier protein, translated as MSNSITKRVKKIIIDQLGIKKNIISSSSFKEDLGADSLDTIEIIMALEEEFNIEILDEDAEKITTIQEAINYINNYKK; from the coding sequence ATGAGTAATTCTATTACTAAACGTGTTAAAAAAATTATTATTGATCAATTAGGAATAAAAAAAAATATTATTAGTTCTTCCTCTTTTAAAGAGGATTTAGGTGCAGATTCTCTTGATACTATTGAAATTATAATGGCATTAGAAGAAGAATTTAATATTGAAATTTTAGATGAAGATGCTGAAAAAATTACTACTATTCAAGAAGCTATTAATTATATTAATAATTATAAAAAATAA
- a CDS encoding ACP S-malonyltransferase produces MKKFAAIFPGQGTQFVGMISSLYIKYKIIRETFDSASEILKYNLWNIIQNGPLKKLNITYYTQPAILTTSIAIYRLWLQKNNILPEIVTGYSLGEYAAMVCSDIISFIDAIRIVQYRGKLMHEISSNLNDFHINGYYMQTIIGLKKKK; encoded by the coding sequence ATGAAAAAATTTGCTGCTATTTTTCCAGGACAGGGAACTCAATTTGTTGGTATGATATCTTCATTATATATCAAATATAAAATTATAAGAGAAACTTTTGATTCCGCCTCCGAAATTCTTAAATATAATTTATGGAATATTATTCAAAATGGTCCATTAAAAAAATTAAATATAACATATTATACACAACCTGCTATTTTAACTACATCTATTGCTATATATAGATTATGGTTACAAAAAAATAATATTTTACCTGAAATAGTTACTGGTTATAGTTTAGGAGAATATGCTGCAATGGTATGTAGTGATATTATTAGTTTTATAGATGCTATTAGAATAGTACAATATCGAGGTAAATTAATGCATGAAATATCATCTAATTTAAATGATTTTCATATAAATGGATATTATATGCAAACTATTATTGGTTTAAAAAAAAAAAAATAG
- the tmk gene encoding dTMP kinase — protein sequence MNNKKFIVVEGIDGAGKSTICNYIVKLLNNFNITNIIQTHEPGGTPIAEKLRNIIKFSQGEKISYKTELLLIYAARLQLLDNIIRKNININWILSDRYDLSTYAYQIGGRNINKKIILFLQNFINNNIKPDIIIYLDVNPVISLQRINSKNYDRIEKESINFFSRVRKYYLKIAKKNKIIKIVDANNNLKNVKISVKKIINKLILV from the coding sequence ATGAATAATAAAAAATTTATTGTAGTAGAAGGAATAGATGGTGCTGGAAAATCCACTATTTGTAATTATATAGTAAAATTATTAAATAATTTTAATATTACAAATATTATTCAAACTCATGAACCTGGAGGAACTCCGATCGCAGAAAAATTAAGGAATATTATTAAATTTTCTCAAGGAGAAAAAATTTCTTACAAAACAGAATTATTATTAATATATGCAGCTAGATTACAATTATTAGATAATATAATAAGAAAAAATATTAATATAAATTGGATTTTATCCGATAGATATGATTTATCTACATATGCCTATCAAATAGGCGGGAGAAATATAAATAAAAAAATTATATTATTTTTACAAAATTTTATTAATAATAATATAAAACCAGATATTATTATTTATTTAGATGTAAATCCTGTAATTTCTTTACAAAGAATAAATTCTAAAAATTACGATAGAATTGAAAAAGAATCTATAAACTTTTTTTCTAGAGTAAGGAAATATTATTTAAAAATAGCAAAAAAAAATAAAATTATAAAAATAGTTGATGCTAATAATAATCTAAAAAATGTAAAAATATCAGTAAAAAAAATTATTAACAAATTAATATTAGTATAA
- the fabF gene encoding beta-ketoacyl-ACP synthase II, which produces MFKRRRVVITGIGMITPIGNTIESNWYNLINGNSGINLINTFNTDKYKTKIAGLIKNFKYINNLSNRKKKNIDLFIQYGLIACNEAINNSGLILNKYDNPRFGIAIGSGLGGINLIEKNIQILNKNGPKKITPFLMTATLMNMLTGNIAINYKLTGPSLTISTACSSGIHNIGIAFKIISYNDADVMITGASEKAVTPLSLSGFCSMNALSKRNHEPKKASRPWDRDRDGFVIGDGAGILILEEYNHAKKRNANIFAELVGFGMSNDSYHITSPPINGKGAQLAMFNALKDANLNPENIKYINAHSTSTKIGDIAEVNAIKKIFKNNYYKLFVSSTKSITGHLLGAAGAIESIYSILSLKNQIVPPTINLDHPDKNLDLDFIPKISRDVNNMNYVLCNSFGFGGSNASLIFKKI; this is translated from the coding sequence ATGTTTAAACGTAGACGTGTAGTAATTACTGGTATTGGAATGATTACTCCAATAGGAAATACAATAGAATCTAATTGGTATAATCTTATTAATGGTAATAGTGGTATTAATTTAATTAATACTTTTAATACTGATAAATATAAAACTAAAATTGCTGGATTAATAAAAAATTTTAAGTATATAAATAATCTTTCTAATAGAAAAAAGAAAAATATTGATTTATTTATTCAATATGGATTAATAGCATGTAATGAAGCTATTAATAATTCTGGTTTAATACTTAATAAATATGATAATCCTAGATTTGGAATTGCTATAGGTTCTGGATTAGGAGGTATTAATTTAATAGAAAAAAATATTCAAATATTAAATAAAAATGGTCCCAAAAAAATAACTCCATTTTTAATGACAGCAACTCTTATGAATATGTTAACAGGGAATATTGCAATTAATTATAAATTAACAGGACCTAGTTTAACTATTAGTACAGCTTGTAGTTCTGGAATACATAATATTGGAATTGCTTTTAAAATTATATCTTATAATGATGCTGATGTTATGATAACTGGAGCATCAGAAAAAGCTGTAACTCCTTTAAGCTTAAGTGGTTTTTGTTCAATGAATGCTTTATCAAAAAGAAATCATGAACCAAAAAAAGCAAGTAGACCTTGGGATAGAGATAGAGATGGTTTTGTTATTGGAGATGGAGCAGGTATTCTAATATTAGAAGAATATAATCATGCTAAAAAAAGAAACGCAAATATTTTTGCAGAATTAGTAGGTTTTGGTATGAGTAATGATTCTTATCATATAACTTCACCACCTATAAATGGAAAAGGTGCTCAGTTAGCAATGTTTAATGCATTAAAGGATGCTAATCTTAATCCTGAAAATATTAAATATATAAATGCACATAGTACATCAACAAAAATAGGAGATATAGCAGAAGTAAATGCTATTAAAAAAATTTTTAAAAATAACTATTATAAATTATTTGTAAGTTCTACTAAATCAATCACTGGACATTTATTAGGTGCTGCTGGAGCTATTGAATCTATTTATTCAATTTTATCATTAAAAAATCAAATAGTTCCTCCTACAATTAATTTAGATCATCCTGATAAAAATTTAGATTTAGATTTTATTCCTAAAATTTCTCGAGATGTTAATAATATGAATTATGTATTATGTAATTCTTTTGGTTTTGGAGGGTCTAATGCTTCGTTAATTTTTAAAAAAATATAA
- the fabG gene encoding 3-oxoacyl-ACP reductase FabG — protein MLKNFNLNNKIALVTGASKGIGYSIANTLVKNGAYVIGTSTNISGVKKINNFLGKKGVGLILDLKNKSPYIINNLIRYIIKKFKTLDILINNAGIIYDKLVLNMKDYQWDNVLQINLTSIFRICREVIYYMIKKSFGRIINIGSTIGITGNIGQANYAASKSGIIGFSKSLAKEVASKGITVNIISPGYIKTDMTLNLKKRDHDNIIAQIPSKRFGYPQEIADAVIFLASDKASYITGETLNINGGLYMG, from the coding sequence ATGTTAAAAAATTTTAATTTAAATAATAAAATAGCTTTAGTAACAGGAGCAAGTAAAGGAATAGGCTACAGTATAGCTAATACATTAGTAAAAAATGGAGCATATGTAATAGGTACATCCACTAATATTAGTGGAGTTAAAAAAATTAATAATTTTTTAGGTAAAAAAGGTGTTGGTTTAATTCTTGATTTAAAAAATAAATCACCTTATATTATTAATAATTTAATTAGATATATTATTAAAAAATTTAAAACTTTAGATATACTTATTAATAATGCAGGAATTATATATGATAAACTTGTATTAAATATGAAAGATTATCAATGGGATAATGTTTTACAAATTAATTTAACTTCTATATTTAGAATTTGTAGAGAAGTTATTTATTATATGATAAAAAAATCATTTGGTCGTATAATTAATATTGGATCAACTATTGGCATCACTGGGAATATAGGTCAAGCTAATTATGCAGCATCAAAATCAGGAATTATTGGATTTAGTAAATCTTTAGCTAAAGAAGTAGCTTCAAAAGGTATTACTGTAAATATTATATCTCCTGGTTATATTAAAACTGATATGACATTAAATCTTAAAAAAAGAGATCATGATAATATCATAGCACAAATCCCTTCCAAACGTTTCGGTTATCCTCAAGAAATAGCTGATGCTGTAATTTTTTTAGCTTCCGATAAAGCATCTTATATAACAGGAGAAACACTTAATATTAACGGTGGTTTATATATGGGATAA
- a CDS encoding RluA family pseudouridine synthase, which yields MYKIINNKIITIPSTIEHQRIDNFLINKFKNVPKSMIYRMLRTGKIKVNKKKILPNFKIKSQDLIKIPFIYINKIKPIKYHLTLNKIKFFKDMIIFEDKYILAINKPSGIAVHGGSGINYGIIENFRYLFKKIKFLELVHRIDKETSGVLLIAKKRSILKILQKQLIEKKILKEYIALVKGNCFEKKNIYIKNFLVKNFLNKKIKVKINNNKGKYSETKLKIIKNYKNFMLVKINPLTGRTHQIRVHMAYLKHPIINDQRYGDSSLNFKFKKKFNINRLFLHAKSIQLIHPKNNKKIKIYAPLSNELNNCLLNLKQY from the coding sequence ATGTATAAAATAATAAATAATAAAATAATAACGATTCCATCTACTATTGAACATCAAAGAATTGATAATTTTTTAATAAATAAATTTAAAAATGTTCCTAAAAGTATGATATATAGAATGTTAAGAACAGGAAAAATAAAAGTTAATAAAAAAAAAATACTCCCAAATTTTAAAATTAAATCTCAAGATTTAATAAAAATCCCTTTTATTTATATAAATAAAATTAAACCTATTAAATATCATTTAACATTAAATAAAATAAAATTTTTTAAAGATATGATAATTTTTGAAGATAAATATATTTTAGCTATTAATAAACCTTCTGGTATAGCAGTTCACGGAGGTAGTGGGATTAATTATGGTATTATTGAAAATTTTAGATATTTATTTAAAAAAATAAAATTTTTAGAACTTGTACATAGAATTGATAAAGAAACTTCTGGAGTTTTATTAATAGCTAAAAAAAGATCAATATTAAAAATATTACAAAAACAATTAATAGAAAAAAAAATACTTAAAGAGTATATAGCCTTAGTTAAGGGAAATTGCTTTGAAAAAAAAAATATCTATATTAAAAATTTTTTAGTAAAAAATTTTTTAAATAAAAAAATTAAAGTAAAAATAAATAATAATAAAGGTAAATATTCAGAAACTAAATTAAAAATAATTAAAAATTATAAAAATTTTATGTTAGTAAAAATCAACCCGTTAACAGGAAGAACACATCAAATTAGAGTTCATATGGCTTATTTAAAACATCCTATAATTAATGATCAAAGATATGGTGATAGTAGTTTAAACTTTAAATTTAAAAAAAAATTTAATATAAATCGATTATTTTTACATGCAAAAAGTATTCAATTAATACATCCTAAAAATAATAAAAAAATTAAAATTTATGCTCCATTAAGTAATGAATTAAATAATTGTTTATTAAATTTAAAACAATACTAA